The Zalophus californianus isolate mZalCal1 chromosome 7, mZalCal1.pri.v2, whole genome shotgun sequence genome includes a region encoding these proteins:
- the LOC113926566 gene encoding pre-mRNA-splicing regulator WTAP isoform X1 — MTNEEPLPKKVRLSETDFKVMARDELILRWKQYEAYVQALEGKYTDLNSNDVTGLRESEEKLKQQQQESARRENILVMRLATKEQEMQECTTQIQYLKQVQQPSVAQLRSTMVDPAINLFFLKMKGELEQTKDKLEQAQNELSAWKFTPDSQTGKKLMAKCRMLIQENQELGRQLSQGRIAQLEAELALQKKYSEELKSSQDELNDFIIQLDEEVEGMQSTILVLQQQLKETRQQLAQYQQQQSQAPAPSTSRTTSSEPVAQAEATGKDCSRLANGPSNGSSSRPRTSGSGFHREGDTAEDDFPSSPGNGNKASNSSEERTGRGGSSYVNQLSAGYESVDSPTGSENSLTHHSNDTDSNHDPQEEKTVSGKGNRTAGSRHVQNGLDSSVNVQGSVL; from the exons gTTCGGCTGAGTGAAACAGACTTCAAAGTTATGGCACGAGATGAGTTAATTCTAAG ATGGAAACAATATGAAGCATATGTCCAAGCTTTGGAGGGCAAGTACACAGATCTTAATT CTAATGATGTAACTGGGTTAAGGGAGTCTGAAGAAAAACTAAAGCAGCAACAGCAAGAGTCTGCTCGCAGGGAAAACATCCTTGTAATGCGACTAGCAACCAAGGAGCAAGAGATGCAAGAGTGTACT ACTCAAATCCAGTACCTCAAGCAAGTCCAGCAGCCTAGCGTTGCCCAACTGAGATCAACAATGGTAGACCCAGCGATCAACTTgtttttcctaaaaatgaaagGTGAACTGGAACAGACTAAAGACAAACTGGAACAAGCCCAAAATGAACTGAGTGCCTGGAAGTTTACGCCTGATAG CCAAACAGGCAAAAAGTTAATGGCGAAGTGTCGAATGCTTATCCAGGAGAATCAAGAGCTTGGAAGGCAGCTGTCCCAGGGACGTATTGCACAACTTGAAGCAGAGTTGGCTTTACAGAAGAAATATAGTGAGGAGCTTAAAAGCAGTCAGGATG AACTGAATGACTTCATCATTCAACTTGATGAAGAAGTAGAGGGTATGCAGAGCACCATTCTAGTTCTTCAGCAACAACTGAAAGAGACTCGCCAACAGTTGGCTCAGTACCAACAGCAGCAGTCTCAAGCTCCAGCCCCAAGTACCAGCAGGACTACATCTTCTGAGCCTGTAGCACAGGCAGAGGCCACAGGTAAAGACTGCAGTCGGCTGGCCAACGGACCAAGTAATGGCAGTTCCTCCCGGCCGAGGACGTCTGGGTCTGGATTTCACAGGGAGGGGGACACAGCCGAAGATGactttccttcttctcctgggaATGGTAATAAGGCCTCCAACAGCTCAGAGGAGAGAACTGGCAGAGGAGGTAGTAGTTACGTAAATCAACTCAGTGCGGGGTATGAAAGTGTAGACTCTCCCACGGGCAGTGAAAACTCTCTCACACACCACTCAAATGACACAGACTCCAATCATGACCCTCAAGAGGAGAAAACAGTGAGTGGGAAAGGTAACCGAACTGCGGGTTCCCGCCACGTTCAGAATGGCTTGGACTCAAGTGTAAATGTACAGGGTtcagttttgtaa
- the LOC113926566 gene encoding pre-mRNA-splicing regulator WTAP isoform X2, with product MTNEEPLPKKVRLSETDFKVMARDELILRWKQYEAYVQALEGKYTDLNSNDVTGLRESEEKLKQQQQESARRENILVMRLATKEQEMQECTTQIQYLKQVQQPSVAQLRSTMVDPAINLFFLKMKGELEQTKDKLEQAQNELSAWKFTPDRGLMASDYSEEVATSEKFPF from the exons gTTCGGCTGAGTGAAACAGACTTCAAAGTTATGGCACGAGATGAGTTAATTCTAAG ATGGAAACAATATGAAGCATATGTCCAAGCTTTGGAGGGCAAGTACACAGATCTTAATT CTAATGATGTAACTGGGTTAAGGGAGTCTGAAGAAAAACTAAAGCAGCAACAGCAAGAGTCTGCTCGCAGGGAAAACATCCTTGTAATGCGACTAGCAACCAAGGAGCAAGAGATGCAAGAGTGTACT ACTCAAATCCAGTACCTCAAGCAAGTCCAGCAGCCTAGCGTTGCCCAACTGAGATCAACAATGGTAGACCCAGCGATCAACTTgtttttcctaaaaatgaaagGTGAACTGGAACAGACTAAAGACAAACTGGAACAAGCCCAAAATGAACTGAGTGCCTGGAAGTTTACGCCTGATAG AGGCCTGATGGCGTCGGACTATTCCGAAGAAGTGGCCACCTCCGAAAAATTCCCCTTCTAG